AACCCAATGCCAGCCCAGAACAAAGGATCAAAGCAAAAAAGCAAGCCTTCACATATTGTCGGAATTGGCGCTTCCGCCGGTGGTCTGAAGGCCTTGCAGCAGTTTTTTTCAAACATGCAGCCTGAAACCGGGATTGCTTTTGTTATCATTCAGCACCTGTCACCGGACTATAAAAGTATGATGGTTGAGCTGTTGAACAAACACACAAAAATGGCGGTCTGCAGAGCTCAGGATGGCATGGAGATGGAGCCTGATCATATCTATCTGATTACCCCAAGAAAAAACATCACCACCATGAACGGCAAGCTTTTTTTGGCAGAACAGGTTGAAAGGCAGGGGCTTAATCTGCCGATAGACAATTTTTTCAGATCACTTGCTGAAGATCAGGGCGAACGTGCCTTGGGAATTATATTGTCCGGTACAGGCAGTGACGGCACCCGAGGTTTGCGGGCGATCAAAGCAGAAGGAGGGACGATTTTTGTTCAAAGCGAGGAGTCTGCTGAATTTGATGGTATGCCGCGATGTGCCATTGCCACTGGTCTTGCTGACTTTATTCTTTCTCCGGAGCAGATGCCTGTTCAGTTGTTGCAGTTTATAAATCACCCACGCATAGCCGGTCCGAAAGAACCGCTTGAGGTAATAAAAAAAGAAGAAAACAGTTTCACAAAACTGTTTTCAGTGCTTAAGAAAAAATGCAAGGTCGATTTTACCTACTATAAGCCGGCAACTGTTGTAAGAAGAATAGAAAGAAGAATGGTGATCGTTCAGGTTGACGGGATTGATGAATATATGGATTATATTCATCGCAACCCGCCAGAAACCATTGCGCTGTTCAAGGATCTCCTGATCGGGGTCACCAAATTTTTCCGTGATCATGAGGCGTTTAATTCTATTGCCGAAAAAGCTCTTCCTGCTCTCATCTCACAAGCAGAGGTCCGGAATCACCCATTACTTCGAGTTT
The window above is part of the Desulfobulbaceae bacterium genome. Proteins encoded here:
- a CDS encoding chemotaxis protein CheR; its protein translation is MPAQNKGSKQKSKPSHIVGIGASAGGLKALQQFFSNMQPETGIAFVIIQHLSPDYKSMMVELLNKHTKMAVCRAQDGMEMEPDHIYLITPRKNITTMNGKLFLAEQVERQGLNLPIDNFFRSLAEDQGERALGIILSGTGSDGTRGLRAIKAEGGTIFVQSEESAEFDGMPRCAIATGLADFILSPEQMPVQLLQFINHPRIAGPKEPLEVIKKEENSFTKLFSVLKKKCKVDFTYYKPATVVRRIERRMVIVQVDGIDEYMDYIHRNPPETIALFKDLLIGVTKFFRDHEAFNSIAEKALPALISQAEVRNHPLLRV